One segment of Desulfurellaceae bacterium DNA contains the following:
- a CDS encoding acyl-CoA dehydrogenase family protein, with translation MDLSYSKQDKAFRKQVRAWMKKNVPKKDKSLSTLAPDDPRRIERAKAWQRSLHRTGYVARGWPKEYGGQGDSDVMRQTIVNEELILARAPGLIGASGLTMLGPTLLQCGTEQQKQRYLPTVLTAEEIWCQGYSEPGSGSDLASLRTRAELVGDEFIINGQKVWTSGAQFSDWMFCLVRTDPDAPKHRGISYVLIDMKTPGITVRPLVQMTGDAGFNEVFFEDVRVPRDNLVGDLHQGWMVANATLFHERNMLGSTTRTQMMMHNLLRLARSHRRYGKPAAEDPVIRQKLAELLGRVEAMKYHSLRQLTDVIKGRRAGLGAMVNKLVGTELNHDICALALEIMNSYAPLKRGADRVIDNGVWQYEFMFTLGLIIGGGTSQIQKNIISERGLGMPKSG, from the coding sequence ATGGATCTCAGCTATTCCAAACAGGACAAGGCCTTTCGCAAACAGGTCCGGGCGTGGATGAAAAAAAACGTCCCCAAAAAGGACAAATCGCTCAGCACGCTGGCGCCTGACGATCCACGCCGCATCGAGCGCGCAAAAGCCTGGCAGCGCAGCCTGCATCGGACCGGCTATGTGGCCAGGGGCTGGCCCAAGGAGTACGGCGGCCAGGGCGACAGCGATGTCATGCGTCAGACCATCGTCAACGAAGAACTCATCCTGGCCCGGGCGCCGGGCCTGATCGGCGCCTCTGGCCTGACCATGCTCGGCCCGACCCTGCTGCAGTGCGGTACCGAGCAGCAGAAACAGCGCTATCTGCCCACGGTGCTGACCGCCGAAGAGATCTGGTGTCAGGGCTATTCCGAACCCGGCTCGGGCTCGGATCTGGCCTCCCTGCGGACGCGGGCTGAACTGGTCGGCGACGAGTTCATCATCAACGGCCAGAAGGTCTGGACCTCGGGCGCCCAGTTTTCGGACTGGATGTTCTGTCTGGTCCGGACCGATCCGGACGCGCCCAAGCACCGCGGCATCTCCTACGTCCTGATCGACATGAAAACGCCCGGGATTACGGTCCGCCCCCTGGTCCAGATGACGGGCGACGCCGGCTTCAACGAGGTGTTTTTCGAGGACGTGCGCGTCCCCCGGGACAACCTGGTCGGCGACCTGCACCAGGGTTGGATGGTGGCCAATGCAACCCTGTTTCACGAGCGCAACATGCTGGGCTCGACCACCCGCACCCAGATGATGATGCACAACCTGCTGCGGCTGGCCCGCAGCCATCGGCGCTACGGTAAGCCTGCGGCCGAGGACCCGGTCATCCGCCAGAAGCTGGCCGAGCTGCTCGGTCGGGTCGAGGCTATGAAGTACCACTCGCTGCGCCAGCTGACCGATGTCATCAAAGGCCGCCGGGCCGGGCTCGGAGCCATGGTCAACAAGCTGGTCGGCACCGAGCTGAACCACGACATCTGCGCCCTGGCGCTCGAGATCATGAACTCCTACGCCCCGCTCAAGCGCGGGGCAGACCGGGTCATCGATAACGGCGTGTGGCAGTATGAGTTCATGTTTACCCTGGGTCTGATTATCGGCGGCGGCACCTCACAGATCCAGAAGAACATCATCAGCGAGCGAGGCTTGGGCATGCCCAAGTCGGGCTGA
- a CDS encoding peroxiredoxin, with amino-acid sequence MALHIGEEAPNFTADTTEGTINFHDWIGDSWAILFSHPKDFTPVCTTELGYMAGLKPEFDKRNCKVIGLSTDPVSDHTSWVKDIAETQGHAVNYPLIGDADLAVSKLYDMIHPEASGSAPRTAADNATIRSVFVIGPDKKIKLMLTYPMTTGRNFDEVLRVLDSMQLTAQHKVATPVNWRQGEDVIIVPAVSDAEAKEKYPEGWKTLKPYLRLVSQPQ; translated from the coding sequence ATGGCGCTCCATATTGGTGAAGAAGCTCCGAATTTTACCGCCGACACAACGGAGGGCACAATCAACTTTCATGACTGGATTGGGGACAGCTGGGCGATCCTGTTCTCCCACCCCAAGGATTTCACCCCGGTGTGCACGACCGAACTGGGCTATATGGCCGGCCTCAAACCCGAGTTTGACAAGCGCAACTGCAAGGTCATCGGCCTCAGCACCGACCCGGTCAGCGATCATACCAGCTGGGTCAAAGACATCGCAGAAACCCAGGGGCATGCGGTCAACTATCCGCTGATCGGCGATGCCGACCTGGCCGTCTCCAAACTGTACGACATGATCCACCCCGAGGCCAGCGGCAGCGCCCCGCGCACCGCAGCCGACAACGCCACCATTCGTTCGGTCTTTGTGATCGGGCCGGACAAGAAGATCAAGCTGATGCTGACCTACCCGATGACCACCGGTCGCAACTTCGACGAGGTCTTGCGGGTGCTGGACTCCATGCAGCTGACCGCCCAGCACAAGGTCGCGACCCCGGTCAACTGGCGCCAGGGCGAAGACGTGATCATCGTGCCGGCGGTGTCTGACGCCGAGGCCAAGGAAAAATACCCCGAGGGCTGGAAAACCCTCAAACCCTACCTGCGCCTCGTCTCCCAGCCGCAATAA
- a CDS encoding acyl-CoA/acyl-ACP dehydrogenase, with translation MDFSLSAEQELLQNTAREFLSQECPPGLVRELYDDPKGFSPELHRKTAELGWTGLLIPEAHGGLGLGMLDMAVLLEEIGRAVVPGPFVFSSVLTTLGLVQAGSPAQRETWLPRLAAGQAIGTLAFLEADDRLDARGVRLKAKKTKHGYVLSGTKMFVPFAEVADVLLVVARTSGKAEQGVSLFLVERQAPGLSLTPLDIVDQTRRVYRAEFQQVAVPKTALVGKKDKGWKIVARLLDAACVALAADSLGGAQKALDLAVEYTKTRTQFNRPIASFQALKHMAAEMASDIEPARSLVWYAAYAFDALPAEASRAAALAKARLSDVYARTTNRAVQMHGGIGFTWEHDMHFWFKRAKWNEFAFGDATYHRERLAQLEGF, from the coding sequence ATGGATTTTAGCCTGTCAGCTGAACAGGAGCTGCTGCAAAACACGGCCCGGGAATTTCTGAGCCAGGAGTGCCCGCCCGGCCTGGTCCGAGAGCTGTACGACGATCCCAAGGGGTTTTCGCCCGAACTCCACCGCAAGACGGCCGAACTGGGCTGGACTGGTCTGCTGATCCCCGAAGCCCACGGCGGCCTGGGACTCGGCATGCTGGATATGGCGGTTCTGCTCGAAGAGATCGGACGGGCGGTCGTGCCCGGCCCGTTTGTGTTCTCGTCGGTGCTGACCACGCTGGGCTTGGTCCAGGCCGGGAGTCCGGCCCAGCGGGAGACCTGGCTGCCGCGTCTGGCTGCGGGCCAGGCGATTGGCACGCTGGCCTTTCTTGAGGCGGACGACCGGCTCGACGCCCGGGGCGTACGGCTGAAGGCCAAAAAAACCAAACACGGCTATGTGCTGTCCGGGACCAAGATGTTTGTCCCGTTTGCGGAGGTCGCCGACGTGCTGCTGGTAGTAGCGCGGACCTCGGGCAAGGCCGAACAGGGGGTCAGCCTGTTCCTGGTCGAGCGTCAGGCTCCGGGCCTCAGCCTCACGCCGCTCGATATCGTTGACCAGACCCGACGGGTGTATCGGGCCGAGTTCCAGCAGGTTGCCGTACCCAAAACCGCCCTGGTCGGCAAAAAGGACAAGGGCTGGAAAATCGTGGCCAGGCTGCTTGACGCGGCGTGTGTAGCCCTGGCTGCCGACAGCCTGGGCGGGGCGCAGAAAGCCCTGGATCTGGCCGTCGAGTACACCAAAACCCGCACCCAGTTCAACCGCCCCATCGCCTCATTCCAGGCGCTCAAGCATATGGCGGCCGAGATGGCCAGCGACATCGAGCCCGCCCGGTCGCTGGTATGGTACGCCGCCTACGCCTTTGACGCCCTGCCGGCCGAGGCATCCCGGGCCGCAGCCCTGGCCAAGGCCCGGCTGTCGGATGTGTATGCCCGCACGACCAACCGGGCGGTCCAGATGCACGGCGGCATCGGCTTCACCTGGGAGCACGACATGCACTTCTGGTTCAAGCGCGCCAAGTGGAACGAGTTCGCCTTTGGGGATGCCACCTACCACCGCGAGCGGCTGGCCCAACTCGAAGGGTTTTAG
- a CDS encoding DUF1990 domain-containing protein translates to MVLFRQPDAAWTAAFLAAQAGRPCSYAETGASRTGPPPGCAVDHHRVLLGYGRATFRAACAALDGWRMFRLGWVRLQPAVNAGGQSSEQISAFSSAERSVAEGQVVAVIARLAGVWFLNACRVVYVWQDAGVIDRCGFAYGTLEAHMARGEERFSVEWHHADDSVWYDLLAFSRPRHVLFRLGYPLGRWLQHRFARDCAAAMTRAVAGTGPAGVGEVQIVRRHTPRAELTRWLGYWVGIAGLLGGALVWPG, encoded by the coding sequence ATGGTGTTGTTTCGCCAGCCGGATGCGGCGTGGACGGCCGCCTTTCTGGCCGCCCAGGCCGGTCGTCCCTGCAGCTATGCCGAGACCGGCGCGTCGCGCACTGGCCCGCCTCCGGGCTGTGCGGTCGATCATCATCGGGTCTTGCTGGGATACGGTCGGGCGACCTTTCGAGCCGCCTGTGCGGCGCTGGACGGCTGGCGGATGTTCCGGCTCGGCTGGGTCAGGCTGCAGCCAGCGGTGAATGCCGGCGGCCAATCGAGCGAGCAGATATCAGCCTTTTCGTCCGCTGAGCGGTCTGTAGCCGAAGGGCAGGTGGTCGCCGTCATCGCTCGGCTGGCCGGGGTGTGGTTTCTGAACGCCTGCCGGGTTGTCTACGTGTGGCAGGACGCCGGAGTGATCGACCGCTGTGGCTTTGCCTATGGCACGCTTGAGGCTCATATGGCGCGCGGCGAGGAGCGCTTCAGCGTCGAGTGGCACCACGCCGACGATTCGGTGTGGTATGACCTGCTGGCGTTTTCCCGGCCACGGCACGTGTTGTTTCGTCTCGGCTATCCGCTGGGACGGTGGCTCCAGCACCGTTTTGCCCGTGACTGTGCCGCAGCCATGACCCGCGCCGTGGCCGGGACAGGGCCGGCCGGGGTTGGCGAGGTCCAGATCGTGCGTCGGCACACCCCCCGGGCCGAGCTGACCCGCTGGCTCGGCTATTGGGTGGGGATTGCCGGGCTGCTGGGCGGAGCGCTCGTCTGGCCGGGGTAA
- a CDS encoding tyrosine recombinase XerC yields MKTPTIASLLARYEVFLRVEQNLSTHTQRNYLSDVSQFFAFVERPTPRANPRPLGIQQIDHHLIQAFLSSLYRDHTKSSIGRKLSALKSFFRFLVRESELQRDPSLQLASPKKDHPLPSYLPVDEMFRLLDAPPPDSAAGLRARAMLEVLYSCGLRVSELVSLDWDDVDDNLEVIRVQGKGNTERVVPIGRRALDSLTRYRAQIPSLLTPKKRAASPRPPSCPAVFLNRRGGRLTTRSVARSVADYTRTCGISLKTSPHALRHSFATHLLEAGADLRAIQELLGHASLSTTQKYTHVNLDRLMEVYDKAHPRA; encoded by the coding sequence ATGAAGACACCGACTATTGCCAGCCTGTTGGCCCGCTACGAGGTTTTCCTGCGGGTGGAGCAAAACCTTTCCACCCACACCCAGCGGAACTACCTGAGTGACGTGAGTCAATTTTTTGCCTTTGTGGAAAGGCCCACCCCACGGGCCAACCCGCGCCCGCTCGGTATCCAGCAGATTGATCACCACCTGATCCAGGCTTTTCTGTCGAGCCTGTACCGCGATCACACCAAGAGCTCAATCGGCCGCAAACTCTCGGCCCTGAAGAGCTTTTTCCGTTTTCTGGTCCGCGAGAGCGAGCTACAGCGCGACCCCAGCCTGCAGCTCGCGTCTCCCAAAAAAGACCATCCACTGCCGAGCTATCTACCGGTCGATGAGATGTTTCGTCTCTTGGACGCCCCGCCGCCCGACTCGGCCGCCGGCCTGCGGGCGCGCGCCATGCTCGAAGTCCTGTACTCGTGCGGCCTGCGGGTCAGCGAACTCGTCAGCCTCGACTGGGACGATGTCGATGACAACCTGGAGGTCATCCGGGTGCAGGGCAAGGGCAATACCGAACGGGTGGTGCCGATCGGGCGCCGTGCACTCGACAGCCTGACCCGCTACCGGGCTCAGATTCCAAGCCTGCTGACACCCAAGAAACGCGCCGCCAGCCCCCGGCCGCCCAGCTGTCCGGCCGTCTTTCTCAACCGTCGTGGCGGACGTCTGACCACCCGCAGCGTGGCCCGCAGCGTGGCGGACTACACCCGCACCTGTGGCATCAGCCTGAAAACCAGCCCCCACGCGCTGCGCCACAGCTTTGCTACCCATCTGCTTGAGGCCGGGGCCGACCTGCGCGCCATCCAGGAACTCCTCGGTCACGCCAGTCTATCCACGACCCAAAAATACACCCATGTGAACCTCGACCGCCTCATGGAAGTGTACGATAAGGCGCACCCGCGCGCCTAG
- the hslV gene encoding ATP-dependent protease subunit HslV, with the protein MKGYSMHGTTIVSVRHQGRVVMAGDGQVSLGDAVMKHTARKIRQLSQGKILAGFAGSTADALTLCDMFEKKLEEYNNNLRRAAVELARDWRSDRVLRRLEALMAVVDQDSSLLISGLGDVLEPDDGILAIGSGGNYALAAARALRKHTELDARTIAEEAMRTAAEICVYTNGHITLEELSYGERR; encoded by the coding sequence ATGAAGGGCTACAGCATGCACGGCACGACCATCGTGTCGGTCCGCCATCAGGGTCGGGTTGTCATGGCCGGGGATGGTCAGGTCAGTCTGGGTGACGCGGTCATGAAACACACGGCACGCAAGATTCGCCAACTGTCCCAGGGCAAAATCCTGGCCGGCTTTGCCGGCAGCACCGCCGACGCCCTGACCCTGTGCGACATGTTCGAAAAAAAACTCGAAGAGTACAATAACAACCTGCGCCGGGCTGCGGTCGAGCTGGCCCGTGACTGGCGTTCAGACCGGGTGCTGCGGCGGCTGGAAGCCCTGATGGCGGTCGTCGACCAGGATTCGTCGCTGCTGATCTCGGGTTTGGGCGACGTGCTCGAACCCGACGACGGCATTCTGGCTATCGGCTCGGGCGGCAACTACGCTCTGGCCGCAGCCCGGGCCTTACGCAAGCACACGGAGCTGGACGCCCGGACGATTGCCGAAGAAGCCATGCGTACGGCCGCAGAGATCTGCGTGTACACCAACGGCCACATCACGCTCGAGGAGCTGTCCTATGGCGAACGCCGCTAA